Proteins from a genomic interval of Desulfovibrio desulfuricans:
- the pta gene encoding phosphate acetyltransferase codes for MHNGLYITATGPMTGKSAIALGAMQLLTRSMRKVAFFRPIINEPLWDDRDPDIHLMLEYFKLKMDYADTFAYTQREARQIINQGSRNLLIENIIQKYKKLLETYDFVVCVGTDFLAKDPVFEFELNAEIAANLGCPVLLVTSGYNVSAEDIRDSLQITMDSLEPYALDVVATIVNRRNLTQTELDELRAHFSTQESPALIFSVPNDPTIGQPTMADVKKGLDAEVLFGEKRLDALVGDYLIAAMHVDNVLNYIAKDQLIVTPGDRADVLLAAIASRLSSSTPDIAGVLLTGGIRPSENVCKFIEGWTGSPLPILLTPHHTYKAFMALQSIIAPIEPGDLRKINSVLGLFEQYVNGKEIENRIGGERSSRITPMMFEFELIQRAKANKMRIVLAEGTEERILRATDILLRRDVAEIILLGDVEEIRSKASAFGLDIAKARLIDPVKSELFEDYANTYYELRKKKGITPEQARDTMTDATYFATMMVKKDDADGMVSGSVNTTAHTIRPAFEFVKTKPGFTVVSSVFLMCLKDRVLAFGDCAVNPNPSAQQLAEIAIASAHTAKVFGIEPRVAMLSYSTGTSGKGADVDVVVEATKIAQEMAPDLALEGPLQYDAAIDPSVAKTKMPDSKVAGKATVFIFPDLNTGNNTYKAVQRAAGAVAIGPVLQGLNKPVNDLSRGCTVPDIVNTVAITAVQAAAEKAAQK; via the coding sequence ATGCACAACGGTCTATACATCACCGCCACCGGGCCCATGACGGGCAAGAGCGCCATCGCCCTTGGGGCCATGCAGCTGCTCACCCGCAGCATGCGCAAGGTGGCTTTTTTCCGTCCCATCATCAACGAACCTCTGTGGGACGACCGCGACCCCGACATCCATCTGATGCTTGAGTACTTCAAGCTCAAGATGGACTACGCCGACACCTTCGCCTACACCCAGCGCGAAGCCCGCCAGATCATCAATCAGGGTTCGCGCAATCTGCTCATCGAAAACATCATCCAGAAGTACAAAAAACTGCTGGAAACCTATGATTTCGTTGTGTGCGTGGGCACCGACTTTCTTGCCAAAGACCCGGTTTTCGAGTTTGAACTCAATGCCGAAATCGCGGCCAACCTTGGCTGCCCGGTTCTCTTGGTTACCAGCGGCTACAATGTGAGCGCCGAAGATATTCGTGACTCGCTCCAGATCACCATGGACAGCCTTGAACCCTATGCGCTGGACGTGGTTGCCACCATTGTGAACCGCCGCAACCTCACGCAGACAGAACTGGACGAACTGCGCGCCCATTTCAGCACGCAGGAAAGCCCAGCCCTGATTTTCTCCGTTCCCAACGACCCCACCATCGGTCAGCCCACCATGGCTGACGTGAAAAAGGGCCTGGACGCGGAAGTGCTGTTTGGCGAAAAGCGCCTGGACGCGCTGGTGGGCGACTACCTTATCGCCGCCATGCATGTGGACAATGTTCTCAACTACATTGCCAAAGACCAGCTCATCGTCACCCCTGGCGACCGCGCCGACGTGCTCCTGGCAGCCATTGCCTCGCGCCTGTCGTCTTCTACTCCCGACATTGCGGGCGTGCTGCTGACCGGGGGCATCCGTCCCTCCGAAAACGTCTGCAAATTCATTGAAGGCTGGACAGGCTCGCCCCTGCCCATCCTGCTGACGCCGCACCACACCTACAAGGCCTTTATGGCCCTGCAAAGCATCATCGCCCCCATCGAACCGGGCGATCTGCGCAAGATCAACAGCGTGCTGGGCCTGTTTGAACAGTACGTCAACGGCAAGGAAATCGAAAACCGCATCGGCGGCGAGCGCAGCAGCCGCATTACGCCCATGATGTTTGAATTCGAGCTGATCCAGCGCGCCAAGGCCAACAAAATGCGTATCGTGCTGGCCGAAGGCACCGAAGAACGCATCCTGCGCGCAACGGATATCCTCCTGCGCCGCGACGTGGCCGAAATCATCCTGCTGGGCGATGTGGAAGAAATCCGCTCCAAGGCCAGCGCCTTTGGCCTGGACATTGCCAAGGCCCGACTCATTGATCCGGTGAAATCCGAGCTGTTTGAAGACTACGCCAATACCTACTACGAACTGCGCAAAAAGAAGGGCATTACCCCTGAACAGGCGCGCGACACCATGACCGACGCCACCTACTTTGCCACCATGATGGTCAAGAAGGACGATGCCGACGGCATGGTTTCCGGTTCGGTCAACACCACGGCGCACACCATCCGCCCGGCCTTTGAATTTGTGAAGACCAAGCCCGGATTCACCGTGGTTTCCTCGGTCTTCCTCATGTGCCTCAAGGATCGCGTGCTGGCTTTTGGCGACTGCGCCGTGAACCCCAACCCCTCCGCGCAGCAACTGGCTGAAATCGCCATTGCCTCGGCCCACACGGCCAAGGTGTTTGGCATTGAGCCGCGCGTTGCCATGCTTTCCTACTCCACCGGTACTTCCGGCAAGGGTGCGGACGTGGACGTTGTGGTGGAAGCCACCAAGATCGCGCAGGAAATGGCCCCCGATCTCGCACTGGAAGGCCCCTTGCAGTACGACGCGGCCATCGACCCCTCGGTTGCCAAAACCAAGATGCCCGACAGCAAGGTTGCCGGTAAGGCCACGGTGTTCATCTTCCCCGACCTCAACACCGGCAACAATACCTACAAGGCCGTACAGCGCGCTGCTGGCGCGGTGGCCATCGGCCCCGTGCTCCAGGGCCTGAACAAGCCTGTCAACGATCTCTCGCGCGGCTGCACCGTGCCCGACATCGTCAATACCGTGGCCATCACTGCGGTGCAGGCCGCTGCCGAAAAGGCCGCGCAGAAATAG
- a CDS encoding acetate kinase, producing MKILVINAGSSSCKYQLLEMDTRSVLCSGLAERIGQEGGRLTHKIAPDTDKEEKLVREAFFPTHVEAMELVIALLTDADKGVIKDKSEIYAIGHRVLHGGEAVSDPVRVNERVKQIVEECAVLGPLHNPANLMGIEVAEKLFPGVPNVAVFDTEFGMGMPKEAFMYALPYELYEELRIRRYGFHGTSHKYIANATAEFLGKPLSELRSITMHLGNGSSMSCVKNGKCFDTSMGLTPLEGLVMGTRCGTIDPAIVPFVMEKKGLSPSEADTLMNKKSGLLGLCGYTDMRDVHAQVDKGNERAELALKLLVRSIKKTLGSYFFLLEGNVDALVFTAGIGENDDIVRAMVCEGLEAFGIKLNKEENSTRKPGARIITTPDSKIPVIIIPTNEELQIALATVEVLKK from the coding sequence ATGAAAATTCTGGTGATTAACGCGGGTTCCTCGTCCTGCAAGTATCAGTTGCTGGAAATGGACACGCGCAGCGTGCTCTGCTCCGGTCTTGCCGAGCGCATCGGCCAGGAAGGCGGACGCCTCACCCACAAAATCGCCCCCGATACGGACAAGGAAGAAAAGCTTGTTCGCGAGGCCTTCTTCCCCACCCATGTGGAAGCCATGGAACTGGTCATCGCTCTGCTGACCGACGCCGACAAGGGCGTTATCAAGGACAAGAGCGAAATTTACGCCATCGGCCACCGCGTGCTGCACGGCGGCGAAGCCGTGAGCGATCCCGTGCGGGTGAATGAACGCGTGAAGCAGATTGTGGAAGAATGCGCCGTGCTTGGCCCCTTGCACAACCCCGCCAACCTCATGGGCATTGAAGTGGCTGAAAAGCTCTTCCCCGGCGTTCCCAACGTGGCCGTATTCGATACCGAATTCGGCATGGGCATGCCCAAGGAAGCCTTCATGTACGCTCTGCCCTATGAGCTGTACGAAGAACTGCGCATCCGCCGCTACGGCTTCCACGGCACCTCGCACAAGTACATTGCCAACGCCACTGCCGAGTTCCTTGGCAAGCCCCTTTCCGAGCTGCGCTCCATCACCATGCACCTCGGCAACGGCTCTTCCATGAGCTGCGTGAAAAACGGCAAGTGCTTTGACACCAGCATGGGCCTCACCCCGCTGGAAGGCCTTGTGATGGGCACCCGCTGCGGCACCATTGACCCGGCCATCGTGCCCTTTGTCATGGAAAAGAAGGGCCTCAGCCCCTCCGAAGCCGACACCCTGATGAACAAAAAGTCCGGCCTGCTTGGCCTGTGCGGCTACACCGACATGCGCGATGTGCATGCCCAGGTGGACAAAGGCAACGAACGCGCAGAGCTGGCCCTCAAGCTGCTCGTGCGCAGCATCAAAAAGACGCTTGGTTCCTACTTCTTCCTGCTTGAAGGCAACGTGGACGCCCTGGTGTTCACCGCCGGCATCGGCGAGAACGACGACATCGTCCGCGCCATGGTCTGCGAAGGCCTTGAAGCCTTCGGCATCAAGCTGAACAAGGAAGAAAACAGCACCCGCAAGCCCGGCGCGCGCATCATCACCACGCCGGACAGCAAGATCCCCGTGATCATCATCCCCACCAACGAAGAGCTCCAGATCGCCCTTGCCACGGTGGAAGTGCTTAAAAAGTAA